The proteins below come from a single Eucalyptus grandis isolate ANBG69807.140 chromosome 3, ASM1654582v1, whole genome shotgun sequence genomic window:
- the LOC120291999 gene encoding uncharacterized protein LOC120291999, which translates to MHQEPKVPLLSLNHVSFVCKSVAESVRFYERVLGFFLIRRPSSFNFEGAWLFNYGTGIHLLEVEDVPAKKGAINPKDNHISLQCSDMKLVMKKLEEMNIEYVTTVVEEGGIKVDQLFFHDLDGRMIEICNCNNLPVLPLSSCPLKLPKTNKDPSPSTLYDKFQNWCLDIQCAMEVANQMMDTLVKNMFDISI; encoded by the exons aTGCATCAGGAACCGAAGGTGCCCCTGCTCTCGCTGAACCACGTGTCGTTCGTGTGCAAGTCGGTGGCCGAGTCCGTGAGGTTCTACGAGCGTGTCCTGGGCTTCTTCCTCATCAGGCGCCCTTCCTCCTTCAACTTCGAAGGCGCCTG GCTGTTCAACTATGGAACTGGCATCCATTTGCTTGAAGTGGAGGATGTTCCTGCAAAGAAAGGGGCGATAAATCCCAAGGACAACCACATCTCCCTCCAGTGCTCCGACATGAAGCTCGTGATGAAGAAGCTGGAAGAGATGAACATTGAGTACGTGACCACAGTCGTCGAAGAAGGCGGCATCAAGGTCGATCAGCTGTTCTTCCACGACCTGGACGGTCGCATGATCGAGATCTGCAACTGTAACAACTTGCCGGTTCTTCCCCTGTCCTCTTGCCCACTCAAACTCCCCAAAACTAACAAGGACCCGTCCCCGTCCACATTGTATGATAAGTTCCAGAATTGGTGTTTGGACATACAATGCGCCATGGAAGTTGCGAATCAGATGATGGACACCTTGGTGAAGAACATGTTCGACATCTCGATATGA
- the LOC104438159 gene encoding LOW QUALITY PROTEIN: tRNA-specific adenosine deaminase TAD3 (The sequence of the model RefSeq protein was modified relative to this genomic sequence to represent the inferred CDS: inserted 1 base in 1 codon; substituted 1 base at 1 genomic stop codon) codes for MSSENDDVWRIVHVPGRPPIPPDQQLTVNVVAAQIEQPKLTNTIMRRLSQIAPLEDLHHVKRVKKKRLEGGKIQLSVILCLAPENGDFDGIPCDMKDVMSSYQLSPFVAKVCKYAASSKEEWVEQCKLWPTSYHPPTYNISGITGFSDEDSQSVVSFMKYALELVKSHGNVVVNAAAIVDPLSNQVIAGACDEVCSWQTPKTEVGAEYSSSTKSSAEMTQWTKHESCLQRCSSGGAEQVETSISCLHPRWXVDEQTGRSSSFWHLLRHAAMVAIESSAARDRRLFPDVRYKDEATKEKFILSPAKSQAKRRKTDGNNVDNDGKDDTAYGNGDLSSRPYLCTGNDIYLVWEPCTMCAMALVHQRIRHVFYAFPNLSAEALGSVHRLQGEKXLNHQYVVFRVVVPQDILNKAKTSISGSQE; via the exons ATGAGCAGCGAGAACGACGATGTGTGGCGAATCGTCCACGTCCCCGGCAGGCCGCCGATTCCGCCTGATCAGCAACTCACAG TGAACGTGGTCGCAGCTCAGATTGAGCAGCCGAAGCTCACGAACACTATCATGAG GCGTTTGAGTCAAATTGCGCCATTGGAGGACCTCCACCACGTGAAGCGGGTGAAGAAGAAGCGTCTCGAAGGAG GAAAAATTCAGCTATCAGTGATCTTATGTCTGGCTCCCGAAAATGGTGATTTTGATGGAATTCCATGTGACATGAAGGATGTAATGAGTTCTTATCAGTTGAGTCCTTTTGTGGCAAAA GTCTGCAAATATGCTGCGTCGTCAAAGGAAGAGTGGGTAGAACAGTGCAAGCTATGGCCCACCTCATACCATCCACCAACCTA CAATATCAGTGGCATAACTGGGTTTAGTGATGAAGACTCACAATCGGTTGTAAGTTTTATGAAGTATGCTCTGGAATTGGTGAAATCTCATGGTAATGTG GTGGTCAATGCTGCAGCAATTGTAGATCCTCTATCTAATCAAGTGATTGCAGGGGCATGTGATGAAGTCTGCTCTTGGCAAACTCCAAAAACAGAAGTTGGTGCTGAATATAGTAGTTCCACCAAATCTTCTGCTGAAATGACTCAATGGACAAAGCATGAATCATGTCTTCAACGCTGTTCCTCAGGTGGGGCAGAGCAAGTTGAGACATCCATTTCTTGTCTACATCCACGATGGTGAGTAGATGAACAGACTGGCAGGAGCTCTTCATTTTGGCACCTGTTGCGACATGCTGCGATGGTGGCCATTGAATCATCTGCTGCCAGGGACAGACGCTTATTCCCTGATGTGAGATACAAAGATGAAGCTACCAAAGAGAAGTTTATTCTATCTCCTGCAAAGTCTCAAGCAAAAAGACGGAAAACTGATGGCAACAAC GTCGACAATGATGGAAAAGATGATACTGCTTATGGAAATGGTGATCTCTCTAGTAGACCGTATTTATGCACTGGCAATGACATCTACCTTGTTTGGGAACCGTGCACAAT GTGTGCAATGGCACTTGTGCATCAGAGAATCAGGCATGTGTTTTACGCTTTTCCAAATCTGAGTGCGGAAGCGTTGGGCAGCGTTCACCGGCTACAGGGGGAAA GCTTGAATCATCAATATGTGGTGTTCAGGGTTGTGGTGCCACAGGATATCCTCAACAAAGCCAAAACATCGATATCTGGGAGCCAAGAATGA
- the LOC120292226 gene encoding uncharacterized protein LOC120292226 has translation MGDPSKGAIDGDNEKSNTVMSEVISSSSNRITDKKLAGSANFYQWKKIVKLTLTGRNQHRHLTEFKPRDDVTWDGVDARILSQMLNSMESNIVDMVTHVDTVRELWEYLNVLYSGQDNLSRIYELSQEFYRFERKGRSITQCFADFKRLYEELNAVLPISADVQQMQRQMEQLAVMGFLGCLGSECENVRSQILGGENIASLTDTFARVLRVSRESSQDTSCMVGSSALVSQTRTGSGNRSDGGTRGGYIGRAVRGGGRGIGIGRGQGNQHPYGQFHISTDNSGTTRVCHYCGKPGHIQKICYKLHGRPG, from the coding sequence atgggcGATCCCTCGAAGGGTGCAATTGATGGAGATAATGAGAAGAGTAATACTGTGATGAGTGAGGTGATTTCCTCTTCATCTAATCGAATTACTGATAAGAAGCTCGCAGGTAGTGCTAACTTCTATCAATGGAAGAAAATCGTGAAGCTTACTTTGACAGGTAGAAATCAACATAGACACTTAACTGAGTTTAAGCCCAGAGATGATGTAACTTGGGATGGTGTTGATGCACGCATTCTTAGTCAAATGTTGAATTCTATGGAGAGTAATATAGTTGACATGGTAACTCATGTTGATACAGTCAGAGAACTATGGGAGTATTTGAATGTGCTGTATTCTGGCCAAGATAATTTGTCACGGATTTATGAGTTATCGCAGGAGTTTTATCGATTTGAAAGAAAGGGGCGCTCTATTACTCAATGCTTTGCAGACTTTAAGAGATTGTATGAGGAGTTGAATGCTGTTCTCCCTATTTCAGCTGATGTTCAACAAATGCAACGTCAAATGGAACAATTGGCTGTAATGGGATTCTTAGGATGTCTTGGTTCTGAGTGTGAAAATGTTAGGTCTCAGATTCTTGGAGGAGAGAATATAGCATCACTCACAGATACATTTGCTCGAGTTCTTCGAGTATCTCGTGAGTCCTCTCAGGATACATCATGTATGGTGGGGAGTTCAGCCCTTGTGTCCCAGACTCGAACTGGTAGTGGTAATAGGAGTGATGGAGGAACCCGTGGCGGGTATATTGGGCGTGCTGTCCGAGGAGGAGGCCGAGGCATTGGAATAGGGAGAGGTCAAGGTAATCAGCATCCTTATGGACAATTCCATATATCTACTGATAATTCGGGAACTACCCGAGTTTGTCATTACTGTGGCAAACCTGgtcatattcaaaaaatttgctACAAGCTACATGGAAGACCAGGGTAG